TTAAAGGCGGTGTGCATTTAGAAAATTTAAGCTCGATCCGCGTATTGGCAGTAGATAAGACTGGTACATTAACACAAGGAACACCTGTTGTGACGGATTTTATTGTTCGTGATGATTTAGATAAACAGCAGACGTTAGCTTTAATAGCAGGGATTGAAGGACAGTCAAACCATCCCCTTGCACAGGCGATTAACGCATTTGCTAAAAAGGAGAATGTCAACACTCCGGATAGTATTACTATTGAAGATATTCCTGGTTACGGGATGAAAGCGCAATTTAATGAACAGTCCTATTTAATCGGAAAACCTGACTTTGTAGGAGCAAATTTGGCAAAGCAATTTGCTGGTGGAGCACTCGAACAATTAGCGAATGAAGGTAAAACAGTTGTCTTCCTGAAAGATCATCAAGGCATTGCAGCACTAATCGCCCTTAAAGATGTCGTTCGGGAAGAGGCAAAAAAAGCGGTAGCTGCACTGCAAGAGCTAGGTATTAATGTAGCTATGCTGACCGGCGACAATGAAACAACTGCAAAAGCGATTGCAAAAGAAGCTGGTGTTACGACTTATGTGGCGGAGTGCTTGCCGGAAACGAAGGTCGAGCATATTAAGCAATACGAAAAAACATCCGGCCATGTCGGCATGGTTGGCGATGGTATTAATGATGCCCCTGCCCTTGCTACAGCCTCCGTCGGTATTGCAATGGGCGGCGGTACAGATGTCGCACTAGAGACAGCGGATGTAATATTAATGAAAAACGACTTATCTAAAATTGCCCATGCCGTTAAGCTTTCGCGAAAGATGCAGCGTATCGTGAAACAGAACATTATTTTTTCATTAACGGTTATTGCACTGCTGATCATTTCGAACTTTTTCCAAGCAATCAGCCTTCCTCTAGGCGTTATTGGTCATGAAGGCAGTACGATTTTAGTAATTTTAAATGGATTACGTATGCTGAGTAAAAATGTTTAATCCAACAATAAAAAAGTGCATCCCCTTAGCAGGATGCACCTTTTTGCTTTCTCTATTAAACTAGTACAAACCATAAAGCCATTGTTACGATAATTGTTGTTAAACCCATCAGCAATGTTGCCATCGTTTGCGCTTTATAGGCATCCGTTACTTTCATTCCGCTGTATTGTGTAATTACCCAGAAGAAACTGTCGTTTACATGACTCACTGTCATAGCACCCGCACCAATTGCCATAACGACTAAAGCTAAAGGTACAGC
This Solibacillus isronensis DNA region includes the following protein-coding sequences:
- a CDS encoding heavy metal translocating P-type ATPase, yielding MNNSNRENLSLNEKILEHKELIAALVSGFIILLAWRMESTEQTTAAVIAYLTAFFIGGYAKAKEGIEDTIEDKSLNVEILMIIAAIGSAIIGYWMEGAILIFIFALSGALETYAMNKNNREISSLMELQPEEAWLVRGGFEPIKVSVKDLKVNDHILVKPGERIPADGEIYKGISTVDEAAITGESMPITKNVGNEVFAGTVNLNSVLTVKVTKPSSETLFQKIITLVQSAQSEKSPSQQFIERFESVYVKAVLLAVALMMFLPHYLLDWDWTTTLYRAMVLLVVASPCALVASIMPATLSAISNGARNGILVKGGVHLENLSSIRVLAVDKTGTLTQGTPVVTDFIVRDDLDKQQTLALIAGIEGQSNHPLAQAINAFAKKENVNTPDSITIEDIPGYGMKAQFNEQSYLIGKPDFVGANLAKQFAGGALEQLANEGKTVVFLKDHQGIAALIALKDVVREEAKKAVAALQELGINVAMLTGDNETTAKAIAKEAGVTTYVAECLPETKVEHIKQYEKTSGHVGMVGDGINDAPALATASVGIAMGGGTDVALETADVILMKNDLSKIAHAVKLSRKMQRIVKQNIIFSLTVIALLIISNFFQAISLPLGVIGHEGSTILVILNGLRMLSKNV